In a single window of the Prochlorococcus marinus str. AS9601 genome:
- a CDS encoding DUF1330 domain-containing protein, which yields MKKTILTGLIACIAGLAIGYKVPKDKNAGYVMISGRITNPEQAGKYFEAVNDVVVKGCGAKTLSVDFETDVREGYDGPFSVLSKFPSKQAVIDCYEGPYQELIPLRKGAIDMNFRIVERNR from the coding sequence ATGAAAAAAACTATTTTAACGGGTTTAATTGCTTGCATTGCTGGGCTTGCAATTGGTTATAAAGTCCCAAAAGACAAGAATGCTGGTTACGTAATGATTTCTGGCAGGATTACAAATCCAGAACAAGCAGGTAAATACTTTGAAGCAGTAAATGATGTTGTTGTTAAAGGTTGCGGAGCAAAGACACTATCAGTTGACTTCGAGACTGATGTTAGAGAGGGTTATGATGGTCCGTTTTCTGTGCTTTCGAAATTTCCAAGTAAACAAGCAGTAATTGATTGTTATGAAGGACCATATCAAGAATTAATTCCTTTAAGAAAAGGAGCTATAGATATGAATTTTAGAATAGTTGAAAGAAATAGATAA